A genomic stretch from Alloyangia pacifica includes:
- a CDS encoding inorganic phosphate transporter: protein MTEPRHRAGHSASQHDSEQAWPTLDKDLGRLSLIESAAIHTARPLIGVGVSLLFIAIVTAIVAVAAGELQGTLMISIAAAFAAYMALNIGANDVANNMGPAVGANALSMAGAIAIAALCETAGALLAGGEVVSTISGGIIAQGEIADSAHFVRAMMSAMLAAAIWINAATVLRAPVSTTHAVVGGVMGSGIAAAGLGTVNWATMSAITASWVISPILGGVIAASVLAFIKWKIMYVPDRIAAARVWLPVLIGVMAGTFACYLALKGLRRVIDLDLHEAALLGLAVGLLSWRLSVPLVRRQSQGMSNRNASLKALFRLPLVVSAGLLSFAHGANDVANAVGPLGAIVRALQTEDRAADLDVMPHWVLMIGALGISCGLIFFGPRMIRMVGSQITKLNPMRAYCVALSAALTVILASWLGLPVSSTHIAVGGVFGVGFYREWYMARRARHSDPKRAAKLLPPEERQRRKLVRRSHFMTIIAAWLVTVPASALLSALCFLLLTTLVG from the coding sequence ATGACCGAGCCCAGGCACCGCGCGGGCCACTCCGCGTCACAGCACGACTCCGAGCAGGCCTGGCCGACGCTGGACAAGGATCTCGGACGCCTGTCGCTGATTGAATCCGCCGCCATCCACACCGCCCGCCCGCTGATTGGCGTCGGCGTGTCGCTGCTGTTCATCGCCATCGTCACCGCGATCGTCGCCGTCGCGGCGGGCGAGCTTCAGGGCACGCTGATGATCTCCATCGCCGCCGCCTTCGCCGCCTACATGGCGCTGAACATCGGCGCCAATGACGTGGCCAACAACATGGGCCCGGCGGTGGGGGCGAACGCCCTGTCGATGGCCGGGGCCATCGCCATCGCCGCGCTCTGCGAGACCGCAGGTGCCCTGCTGGCCGGCGGCGAGGTGGTCTCGACCATCTCCGGCGGCATCATCGCGCAGGGCGAGATCGCCGACAGCGCGCATTTCGTGCGGGCGATGATGTCGGCCATGCTGGCCGCCGCCATCTGGATCAACGCCGCCACGGTGCTGCGCGCCCCGGTCTCGACGACCCATGCGGTGGTCGGCGGCGTCATGGGCTCGGGCATCGCCGCCGCCGGGCTCGGCACGGTCAACTGGGCAACGATGAGCGCCATCACCGCCAGCTGGGTGATCTCGCCGATCCTGGGCGGAGTGATCGCGGCTTCGGTGCTCGCCTTCATCAAGTGGAAGATCATGTATGTGCCCGACCGGATCGCCGCCGCGCGGGTCTGGCTGCCGGTGCTGATCGGGGTCATGGCGGGCACCTTCGCCTGTTATCTCGCGCTCAAGGGGCTGCGGCGGGTGATCGATCTCGATCTCCACGAGGCGGCGCTCCTCGGCCTCGCGGTCGGCCTGCTGAGCTGGCGGCTCTCGGTGCCGCTTGTGCGGCGGCAGTCGCAGGGCATGAGCAACCGCAACGCGTCGCTCAAGGCGCTGTTCCGCCTGCCGCTCGTGGTTTCGGCCGGGCTGCTCTCCTTTGCCCATGGCGCAAACGACGTGGCCAATGCGGTCGGCCCGCTCGGAGCTATCGTGCGCGCGCTGCAGACCGAGGACCGTGCCGCCGATCTTGACGTAATGCCGCATTGGGTGCTGATGATCGGCGCGCTGGGGATCTCTTGCGGCCTGATCTTCTTCGGCCCGAGGATGATCCGCATGGTCGGCAGCCAGATCACCAAGCTCAACCCGATGCGCGCCTATTGCGTGGCGCTCTCGGCGGCGTTGACGGTGATCCTCGCGTCCTGGCTCGGGCTGCCGGTCAGCTCGACCCATATCGCGGTCGGTGGCGTGTTCGGGGTCGGCTTTTACCGCGAATGGTACATGGCGCGCCGCGCCCGCCACAGCGACCCAAAGCGGGCCGCCAAGCTGCTCCCGCCCGAGGAACGGCAGCGCCGCAAGCTGGTCCGCCGCTCGCATTTCATGACCATCATCGCCGCCTGGCTGGTGACGGTGCCCGCCTCGGCGCTGCTGTCGGCGCTTTGCTTCCTACTCCTCACCACGCTGGTCGGCTAA
- a CDS encoding tripartite tricarboxylate transporter substrate binding protein encodes MTIRTGLAALLAAATLTAAPASAADYPDHPVEFIVPWSPGGGSDTLMRLIAGNIAPYLGTEMPIINMPGVGGTVGLREASRRANDGYTISQVHEGLLVATETGITDLAWDDFEPIALMTASPQYLVVHPTEDYADFEEFVAYAKEHPGEITMGVTLGGVPHLHAAMIEQAYGLQFQYVGYEGTGERVRALVGGNLDAAIGDISSSKQFVDNGDLQFLAVGASERVDEAPEVPTFAELGADLELQVTRGIVMPKGAPQEARDKMEAALEELSKDETYIEQTNNAGASVMFRGQEGYRAYLAKLDETVKSLAEVLAP; translated from the coding sequence ATGACAATCCGCACGGGCCTTGCCGCCCTCCTTGCCGCCGCCACGCTGACCGCCGCGCCTGCCAGCGCCGCCGACTACCCCGACCACCCGGTCGAATTCATCGTGCCCTGGTCGCCGGGCGGCGGGTCGGACACGTTGATGCGCCTCATCGCCGGCAACATCGCGCCCTACCTCGGCACCGAGATGCCGATCATCAACATGCCAGGCGTCGGCGGCACCGTCGGCCTGCGCGAAGCTTCGCGCCGCGCCAATGACGGCTACACCATCAGCCAGGTCCACGAGGGCCTGCTGGTCGCCACCGAGACCGGCATCACCGATCTGGCGTGGGACGACTTCGAGCCGATCGCGCTGATGACCGCCTCGCCGCAGTACCTCGTGGTGCACCCGACCGAGGATTACGCCGATTTCGAGGAGTTCGTCGCCTATGCCAAAGAGCACCCGGGCGAGATCACCATGGGCGTGACCCTGGGCGGCGTGCCGCACCTGCACGCGGCGATGATCGAACAGGCCTACGGCCTGCAGTTCCAATACGTCGGCTATGAAGGCACCGGCGAGCGCGTGCGCGCCCTCGTCGGCGGCAACCTCGATGCGGCGATCGGCGACATCTCGTCGTCGAAGCAGTTCGTCGACAACGGCGATCTGCAGTTCCTCGCCGTGGGCGCCTCCGAGCGCGTGGACGAGGCTCCCGAGGTTCCGACCTTCGCCGAGCTGGGCGCTGACCTCGAACTGCAGGTGACCCGCGGCATCGTCATGCCCAAGGGTGCCCCGCAGGAGGCCCGCGACAAGATGGAAGCCGCGCTCGAGGAACTGTCGAAAGACGAGACCTACATCGAGCAGACCAACAACGCGGGTGCTTCAGTCATGTTCCGCGGCCAGGAAGGGTACCGCGCCTACCTGGCGAAGCTCGATGAGACAGTGAAGTCGCTGGCAGAGGTTCTCGCACCGTGA
- a CDS encoding LysR family transcriptional regulator — protein sequence MDTRQLQTLLAIEQHGGFAAAAQAINLTASAVSQQVSALEAELGVQLYDRTRRPPVLTAKGAEMLRSARQILRILTETKASVTGGDVGGTLAFGSLRTGANSLVPQALASLRDRYPELSFRLRIGMSEELMAEVVSGQLDAALVAEHVAVPPSLRWTEVLSEPLVVITPPGSGGLAIRDLVRQVPYIRYRTQVPLARQIDTEIARLGVAPRQVVSVNTMTAVVGCVRAGLGFAIIPYVALQDSITAALDWFPFGAPPIHRRLGVVQRPTTSRAEVLSTLIAALVEHGRPRDDRD from the coding sequence ATGGACACCCGCCAGCTACAGACCCTCCTCGCCATCGAGCAGCACGGCGGTTTCGCCGCCGCAGCGCAGGCGATAAACCTCACCGCCTCGGCGGTCAGCCAGCAGGTCTCTGCGCTGGAGGCGGAGCTGGGCGTGCAGCTCTACGACCGTACCCGCCGCCCGCCGGTGCTGACTGCCAAGGGGGCCGAGATGCTGCGCTCGGCACGGCAAATCCTGCGCATCCTCACCGAGACCAAGGCCTCGGTCACCGGCGGCGACGTCGGCGGCACGCTGGCGTTCGGCTCGCTGCGCACGGGGGCGAATTCTCTGGTGCCGCAGGCGCTGGCCTCGCTGCGTGACCGCTACCCCGAGCTCAGCTTCCGACTGCGCATCGGAATGTCCGAGGAGCTGATGGCCGAGGTGGTCTCGGGCCAACTCGACGCGGCGCTGGTGGCCGAACACGTCGCCGTGCCGCCCAGCCTGCGCTGGACCGAAGTGCTGAGCGAGCCGCTGGTGGTGATCACCCCGCCCGGCTCCGGGGGGCTGGCGATCCGCGACCTCGTACGTCAGGTGCCCTACATCCGCTACCGCACGCAGGTGCCTCTGGCACGGCAAATCGACACCGAGATCGCCCGGCTCGGCGTCGCGCCGCGGCAGGTGGTCTCGGTGAACACGATGACGGCAGTGGTGGGCTGCGTCCGCGCGGGACTGGGCTTTGCCATCATCCCCTATGTGGCGCTGCAGGATTCGATCACCGCAGCGCTCGACTGGTTTCCCTTCGGCGCGCCGCCGATCCACCGCCGTCTTGGCGTGGTGCAGCGCCCGACCACCAGCCGGGCCGAGGTGCTCTCAACCCTGATCGCCGCGCTGGTCGAACATGGCCGTCCGCGCGACGATCGCGATTGA
- a CDS encoding NUDIX hydrolase: MFLNLWHKVIGPAFRRPPRFQVAAMCYRPADCAGGFEVLLIASRGTKRWVLPKGWPKAGLDSAGAALEEAWEEAGVVFTTGETAEIGSYRYDKRLDGGLPLDTVVFVYAAEVSKLRDDYPEAGQRDRRWVEPGEAARMVDEPGLRALLARVPSLLPLPRTS; this comes from the coding sequence ATGTTTCTAAACCTCTGGCACAAGGTGATCGGCCCGGCGTTCCGGCGGCCGCCGCGATTTCAGGTCGCGGCGATGTGCTATCGCCCTGCCGATTGCGCCGGGGGCTTCGAGGTTCTGCTGATCGCCTCGCGGGGAACGAAGCGCTGGGTTCTGCCCAAGGGCTGGCCCAAGGCCGGGCTCGACTCCGCCGGTGCCGCGCTCGAGGAAGCCTGGGAGGAAGCCGGGGTCGTCTTTACCACCGGCGAGACCGCCGAGATCGGCAGCTACCGCTACGACAAGCGCCTCGATGGAGGCCTGCCGCTCGACACGGTGGTCTTTGTCTATGCCGCAGAGGTGAGCAAGCTGCGCGACGACTACCCTGAAGCCGGCCAGCGCGATCGGCGCTGGGTGGAGCCGGGCGAAGCTGCTAGGATGGTCGACGAACCCGGGCTCCGGGCCCTGCTCGCCCGGGTGCCGAGCCTGCTTCCCCTGCCCCGGACCAGCTGA
- a CDS encoding aminopeptidase, which translates to MTSTPIDPTLIDRLAEVAVRTGVNIQPGQQLVLTAPVSALPLVRAVTRAAYRAGASLVTPLLSDPDVALARFEEGQDASFDTAAGWLYGGMAEAFGEGAARMAIVGEDPMLLAEQDPAKVARAGKANSIAYKPAMEKITNFNVNWSICAWPGAAWAKRMFPELSEPEAQAKLAEAIFAAARVDTADPVAAWAEHNAVLRARTEWLNAERFSALHFTGPGTDLTIGLADGHEWHGGASTAQNGVQCNPNIPTEEVFTTPHAQRVDGTVRSTKPLSHQGSLIDGIAVRFEGGRIVEATAEKGEAVLKELLATDEGAARLGEVALVPHGSPISQSGLLFYNTLFDENAACHIALGQCYSKCFLDGASLSADQIAAQGGNSSMIHVDWMIGGAETDIDGIRDDGTRVPVFRKGEWA; encoded by the coding sequence ATGACGTCGACCCCCATCGACCCGACGCTGATCGACCGGCTTGCCGAAGTGGCCGTGCGCACCGGCGTGAACATCCAGCCCGGCCAGCAGCTCGTGCTGACCGCCCCGGTCTCGGCGCTGCCTCTGGTGCGCGCGGTGACCCGCGCGGCCTACCGCGCCGGTGCCTCGCTGGTGACCCCGCTGCTGTCGGATCCCGACGTGGCGCTGGCGCGCTTCGAAGAAGGGCAGGACGCCAGCTTCGACACCGCCGCAGGCTGGCTTTACGGTGGCATGGCCGAGGCCTTTGGCGAGGGGGCCGCGCGCATGGCGATCGTCGGCGAGGACCCGATGCTGCTTGCCGAGCAGGACCCGGCCAAGGTCGCGCGCGCGGGCAAGGCCAACTCCATCGCCTACAAGCCTGCGATGGAGAAGATCACCAATTTCAATGTGAACTGGTCGATCTGCGCCTGGCCAGGCGCGGCCTGGGCCAAGCGCATGTTCCCCGAGCTCAGCGAGCCCGAGGCGCAGGCGAAACTGGCCGAGGCGATCTTTGCCGCCGCGCGCGTCGACACCGCCGATCCGGTCGCCGCCTGGGCCGAGCACAATGCCGTCCTGCGCGCCCGGACCGAGTGGCTGAACGCCGAGCGCTTCTCGGCGCTGCATTTCACCGGGCCTGGCACCGATCTGACGATCGGGCTGGCGGACGGCCACGAATGGCACGGCGGCGCAAGCACGGCGCAGAACGGCGTGCAGTGCAACCCGAACATCCCCACCGAGGAGGTGTTCACCACCCCGCACGCGCAGCGCGTTGACGGCACCGTGCGCTCGACCAAGCCGCTGTCGCACCAGGGCAGCCTGATCGACGGCATCGCGGTGCGCTTCGAGGGCGGCCGCATCGTCGAAGCGACGGCTGAGAAGGGCGAGGCGGTGCTGAAGGAACTGCTGGCCACCGACGAGGGCGCGGCGCGCCTTGGCGAAGTGGCGCTGGTGCCGCACGGCTCGCCGATTTCGCAGTCTGGCCTGCTGTTCTACAACACGCTCTTCGACGAGAACGCCGCCTGCCACATCGCACTGGGCCAGTGCTACTCGAAGTGCTTCCTCGATGGGGCGTCGCTGAGCGCGGATCAGATCGCGGCGCAGGGGGGCAACAGCTCGATGATCCACGTCGACTGGATGATCGGCGGCGCAGAGACCGACATCGACGGCATTCGCGACGATGGCACCCGAGTGCCGGTCTTCCGCAAGGGCGAGTGGGCCTGA